A region of Planococcus sp. MSAK28401 DNA encodes the following proteins:
- a CDS encoding DUF4097 family beta strand repeat-containing protein, with amino-acid sequence MTENQFLQELETALKQLPKEEQNDILQDIKEYFANGQADGKTDNEIADELGSPQEIADELIESFDFNQNDISTAANELTEDKFDQVDIQIDNGMLTIGPSEDGKMYADITDKSYRQQLSVDILNRTLVITLKEEPRKWGIFSFTGSMKSPKLDVRLPKKLYDKILIDSDHGMITGENLDSRYLSIETDNGRIELTQMNADQASVKSDNGDIELARVQAKKLKVGTDNGQLQLRNIQADELDASTDNGAIDLRDIEGNVRAKTDNGLIHLSTVDLDRTISLEADNGAISVETRVKPTNATIRANVDWGTVSVFGVKNRHSVFGSGENAVDLQSDNGSIKVELV; translated from the coding sequence ATGACTGAAAACCAATTTTTGCAAGAACTTGAAACAGCGTTGAAACAATTGCCGAAAGAAGAACAAAACGATATTCTCCAAGACATTAAAGAGTATTTTGCGAACGGCCAGGCGGATGGCAAGACGGACAACGAAATTGCCGATGAACTCGGCTCGCCGCAGGAAATCGCCGATGAATTGATCGAGTCGTTTGATTTCAACCAAAACGACATCAGCACGGCGGCGAATGAACTGACGGAAGATAAATTCGATCAAGTCGACATTCAGATTGATAACGGCATGCTTACCATCGGCCCTTCGGAAGATGGCAAGATGTATGCCGACATCACCGATAAAAGCTACCGCCAGCAGTTGTCTGTCGATATCCTCAACCGGACGCTTGTCATCACCTTGAAAGAAGAGCCGAGAAAATGGGGCATCTTCAGCTTTACCGGCAGCATGAAATCACCAAAGCTCGACGTCCGCTTGCCGAAGAAACTGTATGACAAGATCTTAATCGATTCCGACCATGGCATGATCACTGGCGAGAATCTCGACAGCCGATACTTATCCATCGAAACGGATAACGGCCGCATCGAACTCACGCAAATGAATGCGGATCAAGCAAGCGTCAAATCGGACAATGGCGATATCGAATTGGCACGGGTACAGGCGAAGAAACTGAAAGTCGGCACTGACAACGGACAGCTTCAGCTTCGCAACATCCAGGCAGATGAACTTGATGCTTCTACGGACAATGGCGCCATCGACTTGAGAGATATCGAAGGCAATGTGCGTGCGAAAACCGACAACGGGCTCATCCATTTGTCCACCGTGGACCTCGACCGGACGATCAGCCTCGAAGCTGATAACGGCGCAATTTCTGTGGAAACACGAGTGAAGCCAACAAACGCAACGATCCGTGCGAATGTCGATTGGGGAACGGTTTCCGTATTCGGTGTGAAAAACCGCCACAGCGTGTTCGGCAGCGGCGAGAATGCAGTGGATTTGCAGTCGGATAATGGCAGCATTAAGGTTGAACTTGTATAG
- a CDS encoding alpha/beta fold hydrolase → MKKFKKSLVYLIVALLLVFIGSAVAAQFNSSSGEVDVSRIYFETERGELSGLLYKPDGADSEARPTLVATHGYLNSGEMQDAQAIEMSKRGYVVLALDQYDHGHSTGTMEKPVPFFSFWPQAMYDAVQYMYDQDYVLKDAEGNGIIAVSGHSMGGFSSTHAVMLDEVDFQDSGIRKIHSSLTMGSDYQWLKTLGYTGEEINASYGPRMSGKIAGVYDEFFFDAEASAAGQPVVKKDYVSTAEGLGFLGGLESAQAGEFYEVDGAQRIIYQPNETHPWNHFSQQSTAHAIDFYDAAFAEYGDLVAIGDDGQTWMWKEWFSFVALIGFFLLFIPVINLLTKLPFFNWVYTKRPAALSAPKTPGAKLAGYILLIVGALYPALFFTALYSGDATGMTLLRQISMITIGLAALIFIFSFVKNGDKSIKTGSGLILGIGIVQYIYLRQQERFFATTEWFGAATVNPVVFWAINVAIVTLMILVGYHFVAKKAEGASFASYGLKANAKTIVAALATAIVAVVIGYGLLYLVDALFKVDFRLWTLAVKTFEDQHVWALLRYAPLFFIYYFIVGLSVNVNTASSIYDGWKGYGISILHFIGGLVLYLAYHYGLLFLTGTGGYPAESLSSIIVIGLVPILLVAAIYNRYFFRKTGNVYVGAFLNTILMTLITLANTVLYTIL, encoded by the coding sequence ATGAAGAAGTTTAAAAAATCACTTGTATATTTAATTGTTGCTTTATTATTAGTGTTCATTGGCAGCGCAGTTGCTGCGCAATTCAATAGCTCCAGCGGTGAAGTGGATGTCTCAAGGATTTATTTTGAAACTGAACGGGGTGAATTGTCTGGGCTGCTCTACAAGCCGGACGGAGCGGACAGTGAAGCAAGACCGACATTGGTCGCAACCCACGGATATTTGAACTCGGGGGAAATGCAGGACGCCCAGGCTATTGAAATGTCCAAGCGCGGCTATGTAGTATTGGCTCTCGATCAATACGACCACGGTCACTCGACAGGCACAATGGAGAAGCCGGTCCCGTTTTTCTCGTTCTGGCCACAAGCGATGTATGATGCCGTTCAATATATGTATGATCAGGATTACGTGTTGAAAGATGCGGAAGGCAACGGCATCATTGCTGTTTCGGGCCATTCGATGGGCGGGTTTTCATCCACGCACGCCGTCATGCTCGACGAAGTTGATTTCCAGGATTCAGGCATCCGCAAAATCCACAGCTCTTTGACGATGGGATCGGATTATCAATGGCTGAAAACTTTGGGCTACACGGGTGAAGAAATCAATGCTTCCTACGGCCCGCGCATGTCCGGGAAAATTGCGGGCGTCTACGATGAATTTTTCTTTGATGCAGAAGCGTCGGCTGCCGGACAGCCCGTCGTGAAAAAAGATTATGTCAGCACAGCAGAAGGCTTGGGCTTCCTCGGCGGCTTGGAATCTGCGCAGGCTGGTGAGTTTTATGAAGTCGATGGTGCTCAGCGCATCATTTACCAGCCGAACGAAACACATCCGTGGAATCATTTCTCCCAGCAATCGACAGCACACGCCATCGATTTTTACGATGCTGCCTTTGCGGAATACGGAGATTTGGTGGCGATCGGCGACGACGGCCAAACGTGGATGTGGAAAGAATGGTTCTCGTTCGTAGCGTTGATTGGCTTTTTCTTATTGTTCATTCCGGTCATCAATTTGTTGACGAAATTGCCATTTTTCAACTGGGTCTACACCAAACGGCCGGCAGCCCTGTCAGCACCGAAAACACCAGGCGCCAAGCTTGCCGGCTATATTTTGCTGATCGTCGGTGCGCTTTATCCAGCCTTGTTCTTTACAGCACTTTATAGCGGAGATGCTACAGGAATGACTTTGCTTCGCCAGATCAGCATGATTACGATCGGATTGGCGGCATTGATTTTCATCTTCAGCTTTGTGAAAAATGGCGACAAATCTATCAAAACAGGATCGGGCCTTATCCTCGGGATCGGCATTGTGCAGTATATCTATTTGCGACAACAGGAACGCTTTTTTGCGACGACGGAATGGTTCGGCGCGGCGACGGTTAACCCGGTCGTCTTTTGGGCGATCAACGTGGCCATTGTAACTTTGATGATTTTGGTCGGCTACCATTTCGTGGCGAAAAAAGCGGAAGGCGCAAGCTTTGCGAGTTACGGCTTGAAGGCTAATGCCAAAACGATTGTTGCCGCTTTAGCTACGGCGATTGTGGCTGTAGTGATCGGTTATGGCCTGCTGTATTTGGTCGACGCACTGTTCAAAGTCGACTTCCGCCTATGGACCTTGGCAGTGAAAACTTTTGAAGATCAGCATGTTTGGGCGCTTCTGCGTTATGCCCCGTTGTTCTTCATCTATTATTTCATTGTCGGGCTGTCCGTGAATGTTAATACGGCAAGCAGTATATATGATGGCTGGAAAGGCTACGGAATTTCCATCCTTCACTTTATCGGCGGATTGGTTCTGTATCTTGCTTACCATTATGGGTTGCTGTTCCTGACAGGGACTGGCGGCTACCCTGCCGAATCCTTATCGTCGATCATTGTCATCGGACTTGTTCCGATTTTGCTGGTGGCGGCCATTTACAACCGCTATTTCTTCAGAAAAACCGGCAACGTCTATGTTGGGGCATTCTTGAATACCATCTTGATGACGCTCATTACGTTGGCGAACACGGTTCTTTATACGATTCTTTAA
- a CDS encoding PH domain-containing protein, giving the protein MNGQTVVPQHSLSPHAVKYWRMEELISNIIAFIVLAVLFYLDFRFDWYSWIFWVLVALAVFFVIGLVWSFLSPPLTFKSWRYDLDEEFLHLQFGIWSRTEQLVPMTKIQAVSLTQGPLMRKYQLASLSVETMGSSHAIPALPKDTAAELRERIAQFAKIKEVEQ; this is encoded by the coding sequence ATGAATGGTCAAACTGTCGTTCCGCAGCATTCACTCTCTCCTCATGCAGTCAAATACTGGCGCATGGAGGAACTGATTTCCAACATCATCGCGTTTATCGTCCTTGCAGTGCTTTTTTATTTAGATTTTCGCTTTGATTGGTACAGCTGGATTTTCTGGGTGCTAGTAGCGCTAGCCGTCTTTTTCGTCATCGGTTTGGTGTGGTCGTTTCTCAGCCCGCCGCTCACCTTCAAAAGCTGGCGCTACGATTTGGACGAAGAGTTCTTACATTTGCAATTCGGTATATGGAGCCGCACTGAGCAATTGGTGCCGATGACCAAAATCCAAGCCGTTTCACTGACCCAGGGGCCGTTGATGCGCAAATACCAACTCGCTTCCCTGTCCGTTGAAACGATGGGCTCGAGCCATGCCATCCCGGCACTGCCGAAAGACACGGCTGCCGAACTGCGCGAGCGCATCGCCCAGTTCGCCAAAATCAAGGAAGTGGAACAATGA
- a CDS encoding PH domain-containing protein has protein sequence MNDHRRHHPALVLFKVGKLIRNSIFIILILFVFQADNDGPLLVYGRYAFLLFFVWSIVSAILKWLTSTYALDDQRFYLRRGIFSKIDQSIPFSKVQNINRHTSFFHRVLGLTSIRFETGIAGEDATVNFEVATKKEAARLESAVQEHKESLDTEPDTATVAEDGSETEYVPSPRKQPEQRVIHFQPTRRDLLKASMTSFSFLLLIPLIASLYYNVSEFISLEERLDGISASLLGSPWIIASAVAVIIAASFTFGIIHTFIKYGKYEISSDSERVYIKKGVVSEASFSIAKERVQAVEITQSFSKRVLGLAEVKLISAGSLAMGAEDLNISSLYPFLPKQKAYALVAELLPGYQIQEDMQRLPRRALWLRMLKPSWLWLFATAALFYFKPNFLGIVDTWWIASILLLIVIFASRILDFLHTRYLLNDELIQLKDGGFTSTLFVTKREKIVEVEITQNRIQRAFGLSSLKTVTRARPIHTSYLEDVPDALTGTFRLWYRGRTREIKLDASN, from the coding sequence ATGAACGACCATCGCCGCCATCATCCAGCACTCGTTCTATTTAAAGTCGGCAAATTGATTCGCAACTCCATTTTCATCATCTTGATTTTATTTGTCTTTCAAGCCGACAATGATGGACCGCTCCTCGTCTACGGCCGCTATGCGTTTTTGCTGTTTTTCGTGTGGTCTATCGTGTCCGCCATTTTGAAATGGCTTACGTCCACTTATGCACTCGACGACCAACGCTTTTATTTGAGGCGCGGCATTTTCAGCAAAATCGACCAGTCGATCCCATTTTCAAAAGTCCAGAACATCAACCGCCACACTTCCTTTTTCCACCGCGTGCTCGGGCTGACCTCAATCCGTTTTGAAACCGGCATCGCCGGGGAAGATGCCACCGTGAACTTCGAAGTCGCGACGAAAAAAGAAGCGGCGCGCTTGGAATCCGCAGTACAGGAACACAAGGAATCGCTTGACACAGAACCGGACACGGCGACTGTCGCCGAAGATGGCTCCGAAACTGAATACGTGCCGTCCCCGCGAAAACAGCCGGAACAGCGCGTCATCCATTTTCAGCCAACGCGGCGCGATTTGCTGAAAGCATCGATGACCTCGTTCAGTTTTTTGTTGCTTATTCCGCTGATTGCTTCACTTTATTATAATGTATCCGAATTTATCTCTCTTGAAGAGCGATTGGATGGCATCAGTGCCAGCCTGCTAGGTTCACCTTGGATCATAGCTAGTGCTGTAGCAGTGATCATTGCGGCTTCGTTCACGTTTGGCATTATTCATACATTTATCAAATACGGCAAATACGAAATTTCTTCGGATAGCGAGCGCGTCTACATCAAAAAAGGTGTTGTCTCGGAAGCGTCATTTTCGATCGCTAAAGAGCGCGTGCAAGCCGTGGAAATTACGCAATCCTTCTCCAAGCGGGTTCTTGGGCTTGCAGAAGTGAAATTGATCAGCGCTGGCAGCCTGGCCATGGGCGCGGAAGACTTGAACATCAGCTCGCTTTATCCTTTTCTGCCGAAACAAAAAGCCTATGCACTCGTTGCCGAACTGCTGCCTGGCTATCAAATCCAAGAAGACATGCAGCGTCTGCCGCGCCGTGCGCTATGGTTACGCATGCTCAAGCCGAGCTGGTTATGGCTGTTTGCCACAGCCGCGCTGTTTTACTTCAAACCGAACTTCCTTGGCATCGTTGATACTTGGTGGATCGCCTCCATCCTGTTGCTGATAGTCATATTCGCATCCCGCATTTTAGACTTTTTGCATACCCGCTATTTACTGAACGATGAATTGATCCAGTTGAAAGACGGCGGCTTCACTTCCACTTTATTCGTCACCAAGCGTGAAAAGATTGTCGAAGTCGAAATCACACAAAACCGCATCCAGCGCGCATTCGGTCTGTCTTCCCTCAAGACGGTCACACGCGCCCGGCCTATCCACACCTCCTATCTCGAAGATGTGCCGGATGCTCTGACCGGCACTTTCCGCCTGTGGTACCGTGGTCGGACCAGGGAAATCAAACTGGATGCCTCCAACTAA
- a CDS encoding PadR family transcriptional regulator, protein MNIQFKKGVLNLCVLVLLDKQDRYGYELVQKISSRIAISEGAVYPLLRRLTKEGYFTTYLQESSEGPPRKYYSLTELGRTYLQEQLEEWKSFTDGVNQLIEEGVQND, encoded by the coding sequence TTGAACATCCAGTTTAAAAAAGGCGTATTGAATTTATGTGTGCTGGTGCTGTTGGATAAACAAGACCGCTACGGCTATGAACTCGTCCAGAAAATCTCGAGCCGCATCGCCATCTCGGAAGGCGCCGTCTATCCCCTGCTGCGGCGGCTCACCAAGGAAGGCTATTTCACCACCTACTTGCAGGAATCAAGCGAAGGCCCGCCGCGAAAATATTACTCGCTCACTGAACTCGGCCGGACGTATTTGCAGGAACAGCTCGAAGAATGGAAAAGTTTCACGGATGGGGTCAACCAACTAATTGAAGAGGGTGTGCAAAATGACTGA